One window of the Sciurus carolinensis chromosome 8, mSciCar1.2, whole genome shotgun sequence genome contains the following:
- the Slc8b1 gene encoding mitochondrial sodium/calcium exchanger protein isoform X6 yields MAGAHGVLRRLSVLLMVETVSGAWGPSTGTHTSPPFPGSAVNQTPVADCHLVSGLNASERCDFVRTNPDCRSPGGYLDYLDGLFCHFPPGLLPLAVTLYASWLLYLFLILGVTASKFFCPNLWAISATLKLSHNVAGVTFLAFGNGAPDIFSALVAFSDPRTAGLAIGALFGAGVLVTTVVAGGIAVLHPFLAASRPFLRDIAFYMVAVFLTFTALYLGRVTLAWALGYLGLYLFYVVTVVLCTWIYRWQRRKSLVCSLPGTPELLSDSEEDPVSSGTNSCDFGDEFRPLLDQEESTARALARALNPLDCRTWRSKPASWRALKLFKLPVEFLLLLTVPVVDPDKDDRNWKRPLNCLQLAVSPLVLTLTLQSGAYGAYQIGGLVPVWAVVVIAGTATASVTFFATTNGRPPRLHWLFAFLGFLTSALWINVAATEVVNILRSLGVVFRLSNTVLGLTLLAWGNSIGDAFADFTLARQGYPRMAFSACFGGIIFNMLVGVGLGCLLQIARSHAPEVELEPGGLLVWVLASALGLSLVLSLVSVPLQCFQLGRVYGLGLLLFYLSFLVVALLTEFGVIHLSST; encoded by the exons TGTCATCTCGTGAGTGGCCTGAACGCCTCCGAGCGCTGTGACTTCGTCAGGACCAACCCCGACTGCCGCAGCCCCGGGGGCTACCTGGACTACCTGGACGGCCTCTTCTGCCACTTCCCCCCTGGCCTGCTGCCTCTGGCCGTCACCCTCTAC GCGTCCTGGCTGCTCTACCTGTTTCTGATTCTGGGAGTCACTGCGTCCAAGTT CTTCTGCCCCAACCTGTGGGCCATCTCCGCCACCCTCAAGCTGTCCCACAACGTGGCA GGCGTCACCTTCCTGGCCTTCGGGAACGGCGCCCCGGACATCTTCAGCGCCCTGGTGGCTTTCTCGGACCCTCGCACGGCCGGCCTGGCCATCGGGGCTCTGTTTG GCGCGGGCGTGCTGGTCACCACGGTGGTGGCCGGGGGCATCGCCGTCCTGCACCCCTTCCTGGCTGCCTCCAGGCCCTTCCTCAGGGACATCGCCTTCTACATGGTGGCCGTGTTCCTGACCTTCACTGCGCTCTACCTGGGCAGGGTCACGCTGGCGTGGGCCCTGG GCTACCTGGGCTTGTACCTCTTCTACGTGGTCACCGTCGTCCTCTGCACCTGGATCTACCGGTGGCAGCGGAGAAAATCCCTGGTCTGCTCCCTGCCAGGGACACCAG AGCTGCTGTCTGACTCGGAGGAGGACCCCGTGTCCTCCGGCACCAACAGCTGTGACTTCG GCGACGAGTTCCGGCCGCTGCTGGACCAGGAGGAGAGCACAGCTCGCGCCCTGGCCCGCGCCCTGAACCCCCTGGACTGCAGGACCTGGAGAAGCAAGCCCGCGTCCTGGAGGGCCCTCAAGCTGTTCAAG CTGCCCGTGGAGTTCCTGCTGCTCCTCACTGTGCCCGTCGTGGACCCGGACAAGGATGACCGGAACTGGAAGCGGCCCCTGAACTGCCTGCAGCTGGCCGTCAGCCCCCTGGTCCTGACCCTGACCCTGCAGTCCGGGGCCT ATGGCGCCTACCAGATAGGCGGCCTCGTGCCGGTCTGGGCCGTGGTGGTGATCGCCGGCACAGCCACGGCTTCCGTCACCTTCTTCGCCACCACCAACGGGCGGCCCCCCAGGCTCCACTGG CTCTTTGCTTTCCTGGGCTTCCTGACCAGCGCCCTGTGGATCAACGTGGCTGCCACGGAGGTGGTGAACATCCTGAGGTCCCTGGGTGTGGTCTTCCGGCTGAGCAACACGGTCCTGGGGCTCACGCTGCTGGCCTGGGGGAACAGCATCGGAG ACGCCTTCGCAGACTTCACGCTGGCCCGCCAGGGTTACCCGCGGATGGCCTTCTCGGCCTGTTTCGGGGGCATCATCTTCA ACATGCTGGTGGGCGTGGGGCTGGGCTGCCTGCTGCAGATCGCCCGGAGCCACGCCCCGGAGGTGGAG CTGGAGCCGGGCGGACTGCTGGTGTGGGTGCTGGCCAGCGCCCTGGGCCTCAGCCTGGTCCTCTCCCTGGTCTCGGTCCCCCTGCAGTGTTTCCAGCTCGGCAGAGTCTACGGCTTGGGCCTGCTGCTCTTCTACCTGAGCTTCCTGGTGGTGGCCTTGCTCACTGAGTTTGGAGTGATTCACTTGAGCAGTACATGA